A genomic window from Paenibacillus sp. FSL K6-0276 includes:
- a CDS encoding glycoside-pentoside-hexuronide (GPH):cation symporter, with translation MSTKQVPWFERISYSLTDTASNLVFQVVTTYLLFYYTDSIGMSAAAVGTLFLIARVIDAFDSPFFGIMIDKTNTRWGKSRPWFLWLALPFCVVAVLTFSVPDISSSGQIAYAYVTYILLGILYAGINLPITSILPSLSSDPQERTVIATVRMLFAMVGMIAVTTFTLPIVHKLGQGNDAKGFSLTMIIFASIAFVLFINAFFNTKERVVSASSQKSLPVKEGIKAIKGNWPWVIMLFLNFIFWIANIMKTQTTTYYFTYKIERPDLIPVFMALNMLMLVTLVLVPFLTKKFSKRNILIFGLIVSIIGQLIMFMGDQASSIAVLIAGSIVVSLGGGFAGGLLFIMIVDTVDYGEWKTGVRAQGLLTASSSFGVKFGMGIGGALSAWMLGLSGYKAGAVQNASALRAIDLNFIWIPIVCYVLAIIALLFYTLDKEESQMLADLKARNNPVL, from the coding sequence ATGTCAACTAAACAAGTACCATGGTTTGAAAGAATCAGCTATTCACTTACCGATACCGCATCCAATCTAGTCTTTCAAGTAGTAACAACCTATCTGTTATTCTACTACACCGATTCGATCGGAATGAGTGCGGCTGCTGTAGGTACATTATTTTTAATCGCCCGGGTTATCGATGCTTTTGACAGCCCTTTCTTCGGGATCATGATCGATAAGACGAATACCAGATGGGGAAAATCACGTCCGTGGTTTTTATGGTTAGCCTTACCATTTTGCGTTGTCGCGGTGCTAACGTTCTCTGTACCGGATATTAGCTCGTCAGGACAAATTGCATACGCTTACGTGACCTATATTCTATTAGGGATTTTATATGCAGGGATCAATTTGCCGATCACTTCCATTCTGCCGAGTCTATCGAGTGATCCGCAAGAGAGAACTGTTATTGCTACGGTCCGTATGCTATTCGCAATGGTAGGGATGATTGCCGTAACGACATTTACATTGCCGATTGTCCATAAATTAGGTCAAGGCAATGATGCCAAAGGCTTTAGCTTGACGATGATCATTTTTGCATCGATTGCATTTGTGCTATTCATCAATGCATTCTTCAATACGAAAGAGCGTGTCGTATCCGCTTCTAGTCAGAAATCTTTACCAGTCAAAGAGGGTATCAAGGCGATCAAAGGCAATTGGCCGTGGGTCATCATGTTGTTCCTAAACTTTATTTTCTGGATAGCGAACATCATGAAGACGCAGACAACAACGTATTATTTTACGTATAAAATCGAAAGACCGGACCTGATTCCAGTGTTCATGGCGTTGAACATGCTTATGCTTGTGACCTTAGTTCTCGTACCATTCTTAACCAAAAAATTCAGTAAACGGAATATTTTGATATTTGGATTAATCGTTTCAATTATTGGTCAATTGATCATGTTCATGGGAGATCAAGCGAGCAGTATCGCAGTATTGATTGCGGGAAGCATCGTTGTTAGTCTAGGCGGCGGTTTTGCAGGCGGATTGTTGTTTATTATGATCGTGGATACCGTAGATTACGGCGAGTGGAAAACAGGGGTTCGTGCACAAGGGTTGTTGACAGCTTCCTCAAGCTTCGGTGTGAAATTCGGTATGGGTATTGGCGGCGCGTTATCCGCCTGGATGCTTGGACTTAGCGGTTATAAAGCGGGAGCAGTGCAGAATGCTTCGGCACTTAGAGCCATCGATTTGAACTTTATTTGGATTCCTATTGTTTGTTACGTGTTAGCCATTATCGCACTATTGTTCTATACATTAGATAAAGAAGAGAGCCAAATGCTCGCGGATTTGAAAGCGCGCAATAATCCAGTATTGTAA
- a CDS encoding CPBP family glutamic-type intramembrane protease yields the protein MNLIVTFTVGYIISKLFSVSANPVGEGFNGNFADALPTFLKMIPMLFGEELITILPFLVILAFGVKKLKMSRKSAIILACVGSAILFGAYHLQTYNWNSVQAIIGIGIARIVLLYPYLKTKNIWTSFIVHVMNDWTLFGLAFWASTR from the coding sequence GTGAATCTTATTGTGACATTTACTGTTGGTTACATTATTTCGAAATTGTTTTCTGTGAGCGCTAATCCAGTAGGTGAAGGATTCAATGGTAATTTTGCCGATGCACTTCCGACGTTCTTGAAAATGATCCCAATGCTGTTTGGCGAAGAATTAATAACGATACTTCCATTCTTAGTCATTCTAGCTTTTGGAGTTAAAAAACTTAAAATGAGTAGAAAGTCTGCGATAATCTTAGCTTGCGTAGGATCAGCGATTTTATTTGGTGCATACCATTTACAAACGTATAATTGGAATAGTGTTCAAGCCATTATTGGTATTGGTATTGCACGTATCGTTTTGCTCTATCCATACCTTAAGACTAAAAATATTTGGACATCGTTTATAGTGCATGTAATGAATGACTGGACACTTTTTGGGTTGGCCTTTTGGGCATCCACTCGCTAA
- a CDS encoding GntR family transcriptional regulator, whose protein sequence is MNTHKLDKLKRPLYINVYDELLLQITKGEYLVGSQLPSEPDLARKLGVSRATLRQALVLLQDDGLVRNVRGKGNFVLESSYKQEDIQLEKLSNPMHKCHISTFDQIDLHYRIDPQTEHTKQVLKRDSSTVVALERLYRKGGELHAYAFTFMSMQTVESLSLDLDNNEGMLDFLENQAYVDANHGNIEIKYTHTVNLADSKDKLKGQNECFLLLETLYDKTEPDYPLMYNKFYIPQQFSNIKLNITKG, encoded by the coding sequence ATGAATACACATAAATTAGATAAATTGAAACGGCCGCTTTATATCAATGTATATGATGAGCTTCTTCTTCAGATTACGAAAGGAGAATACCTCGTAGGTAGTCAGCTTCCTTCAGAACCGGATTTAGCAAGAAAACTAGGGGTTAGTCGCGCAACTTTACGGCAAGCTTTAGTTCTTTTGCAAGATGATGGATTAGTAAGAAATGTACGTGGTAAGGGAAACTTTGTACTTGAATCTTCTTATAAACAAGAGGACATACAATTAGAGAAATTAAGTAACCCTATGCATAAATGCCATATCAGCACATTTGACCAAATCGATTTACATTATCGGATAGACCCGCAAACGGAACATACAAAACAAGTATTAAAAAGGGATTCATCTACAGTTGTAGCTTTAGAACGTTTGTATAGAAAGGGAGGCGAGCTACATGCTTATGCTTTTACTTTTATGTCCATGCAAACGGTAGAAAGTTTATCCTTGGATCTTGATAATAATGAGGGAATGCTGGACTTTCTAGAGAACCAGGCTTATGTAGATGCTAACCATGGAAATATTGAAATTAAATATACGCATACCGTTAATTTAGCGGATTCGAAAGATAAATTAAAAGGCCAGAACGAGTGCTTTTTACTACTAGAAACCCTTTACGACAAAACAGAGCCAGATTATCCGTTAATGTATAATAAATTTTATATTCCACAGCAGTTCTCGAATATAAAATTAAATATAACTAAAGGTTAA
- a CDS encoding glycoside hydrolase family 3 N-terminal domain-containing protein — protein MLYQVDLTKKPFNLNEQDITWVQDTLEGLTLEEKVGQLFCPVGMGDNAALIDMVKKYQPGGLMYRPGPAQEIRSAHQAMQENSKIPMLLAANLENGGDGVATEGTYFGKQLQVAATNDPDMAYKLGTVACSEGRAVGLNWSFGPIVDINMNFRNPITNVRTFGDRPETVLDMGLAYMKAAHENGMAVSIKHFPGDGVDDRDQHLLTSINSLSIEEWDATFGHVYQTLIDEGANTVMVGHILQPAYQRHFNPGLKDEDLLPSSLSPEILQNLLREKLNFNGVIVSDATLMAGFTIAERRELAVPKAIAAGCDIFLFNRNFEEDREYMLSGIRNGILTEERLNQAVTRILGLKASLRLNEQDRTNTLVPDESALAIIGSEQHHQWAQACADQSVTLVKDTQQLLPVTPETHKRVLVVVLGDEEGSFSAGGCHKPFVEKLRAAGFEVTVHDSMDMQSMFKSVRDYVKQYDFALYFANYATASNKTDLRINYTPPFGGDIPWFIKELPTMFVSVANPFHLQDVPRIPTFINAYSGNEYSLNAIVDKMQGKSEFKGTNPVDPFCGYWEARL, from the coding sequence ATGCTATATCAAGTAGATTTGACGAAGAAACCGTTTAACCTGAACGAACAAGACATTACATGGGTACAAGACACATTAGAAGGCTTAACGTTGGAAGAAAAAGTCGGACAGCTCTTTTGCCCGGTAGGTATGGGTGACAACGCGGCTTTAATCGATATGGTGAAGAAATACCAGCCAGGCGGATTAATGTATCGTCCGGGTCCGGCGCAAGAGATTCGCTCAGCGCATCAAGCCATGCAGGAGAACAGTAAAATACCGATGCTCCTCGCTGCCAACCTGGAAAATGGGGGAGATGGGGTTGCAACGGAAGGAACTTACTTCGGGAAACAGCTTCAAGTGGCGGCAACGAATGATCCGGATATGGCGTATAAGCTAGGAACTGTGGCTTGTAGTGAAGGAAGAGCCGTGGGATTGAACTGGTCCTTTGGACCAATTGTCGACATTAATATGAATTTCCGCAATCCGATTACGAATGTTCGTACCTTTGGCGATCGTCCAGAGACCGTGCTTGATATGGGACTTGCTTACATGAAGGCAGCCCATGAGAACGGTATGGCAGTATCGATTAAGCATTTTCCAGGTGACGGGGTCGATGACCGGGATCAGCATTTGCTGACATCGATAAATTCCCTCTCCATAGAAGAGTGGGATGCGACTTTCGGACATGTATACCAGACGTTAATTGATGAAGGCGCCAATACGGTTATGGTGGGACATATTTTGCAGCCAGCCTACCAACGTCATTTTAATCCAGGATTAAAGGATGAGGATTTGTTGCCAAGTTCGTTGTCGCCGGAAATTCTACAGAATTTGCTGCGCGAGAAGCTGAACTTTAACGGCGTCATCGTCAGTGATGCTACGCTAATGGCCGGATTTACAATAGCAGAACGCCGTGAGCTGGCTGTACCGAAAGCGATTGCTGCGGGATGCGATATCTTCCTCTTCAATCGGAACTTCGAGGAAGATCGAGAGTATATGCTAAGCGGTATTCGTAACGGTATTCTGACGGAAGAACGCTTGAACCAAGCTGTAACGCGTATTCTTGGCTTGAAGGCATCTTTAAGATTGAATGAACAAGATCGTACGAATACCTTGGTTCCTGATGAGTCAGCTTTAGCGATCATTGGCTCTGAGCAGCATCACCAATGGGCACAGGCTTGCGCTGACCAATCCGTAACGTTAGTGAAAGATACGCAGCAATTACTGCCGGTTACACCGGAAACGCATAAGAGAGTGCTGGTTGTCGTGTTAGGTGATGAAGAAGGAAGCTTCTCCGCGGGAGGATGCCATAAACCATTCGTAGAGAAGCTGCGTGCTGCTGGATTTGAAGTTACCGTCCATGATTCGATGGACATGCAATCCATGTTCAAGTCGGTTCGGGATTATGTGAAGCAATACGACTTCGCGCTTTACTTCGCGAACTACGCAACAGCGAGCAATAAGACAGATCTGCGGATTAACTATACACCGCCATTCGGTGGGGATATTCCATGGTTTATTAAAGAATTGCCAACGATGTTCGTATCCGTCGCGAATCCGTTCCATTTGCAGGATGTGCCGCGTATTCCGACGTTCATCAATGCATACTCAGGAAATGAATATTCCTTGAATGCGATCGTTGACAAAATGCAAGGGAAATCCGAGTTTAAAGGAACCAATCCGGTCGATCCATTCTGCGGCTATTGGGAAGCCAGACTATGA
- a CDS encoding helix-turn-helix domain-containing protein codes for MKTTYEVITTNRYIPFRLLLHRPNHVQMHWHENLEIIFVLKGTIELFRQQERHLLHESAITVINSKEVHSISGDENSLILALQVSHSYIEEQFAGIKELQFHCDSYLYDHQHQTEFDPIRQILAYMMLTYTKQAPGYELELKGLLFRLMAYLVRYYSNPLQGKEASPDVKFMDRLLAITEFIQHNYAKPISLTEIAEQEFLSVHYLSRFFQKYLGTTFSQYLNGVRLEYALVELTYSDLTITQVALNNGFPSIKAFNKVFKDFYGSTPREYRMKQADDMAVHAKAGASKTPNYLEMNQQDAFKELFKYLPSESQKSDFIMQDKMIVKTESIDLDANTATPLMHTWRRLTSIGKAKEGLFGEVQRQLTQLQKDIGFSYIRFHGIFDDEMMVYHENGRGEPYYLFTYVDQLFDFFLSIGLKPFIELGFMPSKLASGDATIFVKKSNVSYPNQLTRWMGLVEALIDHCIERYGVEEMTTWYVEVWNEPDVVSFWSGTQEQYFTFYQATHEVIRKYPKMRIGGPSLLSPTILNDTWLQDFLYFCMQNHCVPDFISFHSYPFDQIFYDAMQLDGGISEEFVWTAEEMSKYWTLSAAEDYLSQVIAKARDIVVESGANIKEIHLTEWNSSGNQRDLIHDTCYQSAYIVKNVIDTIDQVDSLCYWTCTDFLEEFLVPNQVFHGGLGLMTNNGIEKAAYHAYQILAKLGSEMIQRGENYCITRQGNEIQVLLFHYVHTDALYRRNDVSHLNEYDRYRIFKHNDPLELTLELSCLAPGSYQIRKTSLNRQWGSSFDRWVDMGHPKHLHSEDIAYLRSTSQPKREIFVQLIDQQFNLKAELSPHEVQLYEMKRI; via the coding sequence ATGAAAACTACCTATGAGGTCATCACAACCAATCGTTATATTCCGTTCCGGTTATTGCTTCATCGCCCGAATCATGTGCAGATGCATTGGCATGAGAATTTAGAGATCATCTTTGTCCTGAAGGGCACGATCGAGTTGTTTCGGCAACAAGAGCGGCATCTTCTGCACGAATCAGCCATTACCGTCATTAATTCGAAAGAGGTTCATTCGATCAGCGGCGATGAGAACAGCTTGATCTTAGCGCTGCAGGTGTCTCATTCTTATATAGAAGAGCAGTTCGCAGGGATAAAAGAGCTCCAGTTCCATTGTGATTCTTACCTATACGACCATCAGCACCAGACAGAGTTCGATCCGATCCGGCAAATATTGGCGTACATGATGCTGACATATACGAAACAAGCACCGGGTTATGAGCTGGAGCTGAAAGGCCTGTTGTTCCGGCTCATGGCGTATCTCGTTAGATATTATTCCAATCCATTGCAGGGCAAAGAGGCATCACCCGATGTGAAGTTTATGGATCGCCTCTTGGCCATTACCGAGTTCATCCAGCACAATTATGCGAAACCCATCTCGCTAACGGAAATCGCTGAGCAAGAATTTTTATCTGTGCACTACCTGTCTCGATTTTTCCAAAAGTATTTAGGTACGACCTTCTCACAATATCTTAACGGTGTGCGGCTGGAGTATGCGTTAGTTGAACTGACTTACAGTGATTTAACGATTACCCAAGTGGCACTGAATAACGGATTTCCTAGTATCAAAGCCTTTAATAAGGTATTCAAAGATTTTTACGGATCAACACCAAGAGAGTACCGTATGAAGCAAGCAGACGATATGGCCGTTCATGCGAAAGCCGGAGCATCGAAGACCCCGAATTATCTGGAAATGAATCAGCAGGACGCCTTTAAGGAGCTGTTCAAATATTTACCGAGCGAATCGCAGAAATCCGACTTTATTATGCAAGACAAAATGATCGTAAAGACGGAGAGCATCGACCTCGATGCAAATACTGCAACGCCGCTTATGCATACCTGGCGAAGATTAACCTCGATTGGTAAAGCAAAAGAAGGGTTATTCGGAGAGGTACAGCGGCAGCTGACTCAACTTCAGAAGGATATCGGGTTCTCCTATATCCGGTTTCATGGGATCTTCGACGACGAAATGATGGTGTATCATGAGAACGGACGGGGCGAGCCGTATTATCTGTTTACTTATGTGGATCAGCTATTCGACTTTTTCCTAAGCATTGGCCTGAAGCCGTTCATCGAGCTCGGGTTTATGCCTTCGAAGCTGGCGTCCGGAGATGCGACGATTTTCGTGAAAAAGAGCAATGTCAGCTATCCCAATCAATTAACGCGCTGGATGGGGCTCGTCGAAGCACTGATAGACCACTGCATCGAGCGATACGGCGTTGAAGAGATGACGACATGGTATGTTGAAGTATGGAATGAACCGGATGTCGTCTCCTTCTGGAGCGGGACTCAAGAGCAGTATTTCACCTTCTATCAGGCAACCCATGAAGTCATCAGGAAGTATCCGAAGATGAGAATCGGGGGTCCAAGTTTGTTGTCTCCTACGATTCTTAATGATACTTGGTTACAGGATTTTCTGTACTTCTGCATGCAAAATCATTGTGTGCCCGACTTTATATCGTTCCATAGCTACCCGTTCGATCAGATTTTTTATGATGCGATGCAGCTGGATGGAGGGATATCGGAGGAATTCGTTTGGACGGCAGAGGAAATGTCGAAATATTGGACGCTGTCGGCGGCTGAAGATTATCTATCGCAAGTCATCGCCAAAGCGCGTGATATTGTTGTTGAATCAGGAGCAAATATCAAGGAAATTCACTTGACGGAGTGGAATTCGAGCGGTAACCAACGAGACTTGATTCATGATACATGCTATCAATCCGCATATATCGTGAAGAACGTCATCGATACGATCGACCAAGTCGATAGTCTTTGTTATTGGACGTGTACGGATTTTCTGGAAGAGTTCCTTGTACCGAATCAAGTGTTTCACGGCGGACTCGGGCTGATGACGAACAACGGGATTGAGAAAGCTGCTTATCACGCTTATCAAATTCTTGCCAAATTAGGTTCTGAGATGATCCAGCGCGGTGAGAACTATTGTATTACGAGACAAGGGAATGAGATACAGGTACTCCTATTCCATTATGTACATACAGATGCCTTGTATCGTCGTAATGACGTCTCTCATTTGAATGAATACGACCGATACCGCATTTTCAAGCATAATGATCCGCTCGAGCTTACCTTGGAATTGTCGTGCCTTGCGCCAGGCAGCTATCAGATTCGCAAAACATCGTTAAACCGGCAATGGGGCAGCTCCTTCGATCGTTGGGTGGACATGGGACACCCCAAGCATCTTCATTCGGAGGATATTGCCTACCTAAGGAGCACAAGCCAGCCGAAACGGGAAATTTTCGTTCAACTCATCGATCAACAATTTAATCTCAAAGCAGAGCTTTCACCGCATGAAGTCCAGTTGTATGAAATGAAAAGAATCTAA
- a CDS encoding NCS2 family permease, whose amino-acid sequence MNRFFKLKENGTTVRTEIMAGLTTFMAMAYILSVNPSTLTAFGRIDMGWYSVFLATALAAGIFTIAMGVFINFPVALAPGMGLNAYFASVILSSATSEHPFTWQMGLTAVFISGLIFILLTVTRVRQILLTAIPDSLKHAITVGIGMFITILGLKNSGLMTIGVEAGKDIPANTFTDVLSFETIIHMGSLENSNVQLVIIGLLLISILMVLNVKGAILFGILGTTVAAMFMGVVDFSALSSPKTPWVPDFTQLNFFQFDWDGILHTGIVSAIATFTFVELFDTFGTLVGTAQRAGIMDNPEEGNRRVGNAMFVDAVAVAGGAALGTSTTTAFVESAAGVAEGGRTGLTAVTTGVCFLLALFLAPVVALIPGSATAAALIVVGVLMAQSIRQIDFQDMVVAIPAFLTLVIMPFTYNIANGISFGIVTYVILASVANLAGKKKYDIHWMMWVLAILIVLRYAFLGSEG is encoded by the coding sequence TTGAATCGGTTTTTCAAGTTGAAAGAGAACGGCACTACAGTACGTACAGAGATCATGGCGGGCTTGACCACGTTCATGGCAATGGCTTACATTCTGTCGGTTAATCCGAGTACTTTAACAGCATTTGGCCGTATTGATATGGGCTGGTACTCTGTATTTCTAGCGACCGCGCTGGCTGCAGGTATTTTCACCATCGCAATGGGCGTGTTCATAAACTTTCCAGTGGCATTGGCACCTGGTATGGGACTTAATGCATATTTTGCTTCCGTAATTCTATCTTCCGCCACATCAGAGCATCCATTCACTTGGCAAATGGGTCTGACAGCTGTATTTATTTCCGGTCTGATCTTTATCTTGCTAACTGTAACTCGAGTACGGCAGATCTTATTAACTGCAATCCCTGACAGCTTGAAGCATGCGATTACAGTAGGTATCGGGATGTTCATTACAATCCTTGGTCTTAAGAACAGCGGACTTATGACGATTGGTGTTGAAGCTGGTAAAGACATTCCCGCTAACACATTCACGGACGTCCTTTCCTTTGAAACTATCATTCACATGGGTAGCTTAGAGAATTCCAATGTACAACTGGTAATTATCGGACTTCTTCTAATCTCCATCCTGATGGTACTGAACGTTAAAGGTGCGATTTTGTTCGGTATTTTGGGAACAACTGTCGCTGCTATGTTTATGGGCGTAGTTGATTTCAGTGCACTGTCCAGTCCGAAAACACCTTGGGTTCCTGACTTCACGCAATTGAACTTCTTCCAATTTGACTGGGATGGTATCCTGCACACAGGAATTGTTTCAGCGATTGCAACTTTCACATTTGTAGAGTTGTTTGATACATTTGGTACACTTGTAGGTACGGCTCAACGCGCAGGTATTATGGATAACCCTGAAGAAGGTAACAGACGTGTAGGTAATGCAATGTTTGTCGATGCAGTTGCTGTAGCAGGTGGTGCGGCACTGGGTACTTCGACTACTACTGCTTTTGTAGAAAGTGCGGCAGGTGTTGCTGAAGGTGGACGTACGGGTCTTACAGCCGTAACAACGGGCGTATGTTTCTTACTAGCATTGTTCCTTGCTCCAGTGGTTGCTCTTATTCCTGGATCTGCCACAGCTGCAGCATTGATCGTCGTAGGTGTGCTAATGGCACAATCGATCCGTCAAATTGATTTTCAAGATATGGTTGTTGCGATTCCAGCGTTCCTTACCCTTGTTATCATGCCTTTCACTTATAATATTGCTAACGGTATTTCCTTTGGTATCGTAACCTATGTAATCCTTGCTTCTGTAGCTAACCTTGCTGGTAAGAAGAAATACGATATTCACTGGATGATGTGGGTACTTGCGATCCTGATTGTTCTCCGTTATGCATTTCTTGGTAGTGAGGGCTAA
- the pgmB gene encoding beta-phosphoglucomutase — MIRAVIFDLDGVLVSTDHFHYKAWKQIADRLGIPFDEEVNNRLRGVSRMESLDIILSGAPDQQFSDEQKQSLAEEKNAIYRKFLEQLSPADILPGVTETLEGLKTKGVAAAVGSSSKNARFILEQVGLLDRFAVVVDGNQISRSKPDPEVFLLAASRLECDASACLVVEDAVAGVQAGVHAGMQVAAVGDAMNSKDATFTLQRIDQLLKLI; from the coding sequence ATGATACGTGCCGTTATATTTGACCTTGACGGTGTACTAGTATCGACGGATCATTTTCATTATAAGGCATGGAAGCAAATCGCAGATCGGCTAGGCATTCCTTTCGACGAGGAGGTCAATAACCGGTTGCGCGGCGTGAGTCGGATGGAGAGTCTGGATATTATTTTGTCCGGTGCTCCGGACCAGCAATTTTCAGATGAGCAGAAGCAATCGTTAGCAGAGGAGAAAAATGCAATCTATCGCAAGTTTCTGGAGCAGCTTTCTCCCGCTGACATCTTACCCGGCGTAACGGAGACCTTGGAAGGATTAAAGACGAAGGGGGTCGCCGCCGCTGTAGGGTCTTCCAGTAAAAATGCGCGGTTCATTCTTGAACAAGTAGGCTTGTTAGATCGGTTCGCCGTCGTAGTCGACGGTAATCAAATCTCGAGAAGTAAGCCGGACCCGGAAGTATTCTTGCTCGCGGCAAGTCGGCTGGAATGTGATGCATCCGCATGCCTAGTTGTCGAAGATGCGGTAGCCGGAGTGCAAGCAGGCGTCCATGCAGGAATGCAAGTTGCAGCGGTAGGTGACGCGATGAACAGCAAGGATGCGACCTTTACGCTACAACGAATAGATCAACTGCTCAAGCTGATCTAA
- a CDS encoding carboxylesterase family protein — MMTAKNFVCSSAEPIVQTKAGKIRGFQVNGTYTYHGIKYADAQRFQMPTEVSPWDGVKDALAYGHVSPMLTQDHPVMEVLVPHRYWPMDENCQYLNIWTQSLEPQAKKPVMVWLHGGGFAAGSSIEQVAYEGDKLSEFGDVVVVTLNHRLNILGYMNLSAFGDKYVNSANAGNADMVAALKWIQDNIAAFGGDPKNVTIFGQSGGGMKVWTLMNTPAADGLFHKGVIQSGLIDGFLDTSKTDGTAIVKALLAELNLGEDEVEQLETIPYPQLAAAYNKVSPTLAMQGEYIGGNPMPNEFYVGDPREVGFTEHAKTIPVLIGTVFGEFAFGPGVPNKQEVSEEATLEMLTQKYGNHTEELVTQFREAYSDKHLSDLLFLDPFFRIPTKDFIEKKSVHGEAPTYSYLFAYEFPFEGGKSAWHCSEIPFVFHNTERVPVCLIPGVSDRLEERICGAWVNFARYGNPNIPSLPEWPASTPGDEATMIFDRSCTVRHNFDHALMEALLKTNPRLPFLPSAEEEEEGFILH; from the coding sequence ATGATGACAGCAAAAAATTTCGTATGTTCCTCAGCAGAACCCATTGTACAGACCAAAGCCGGAAAAATTAGAGGCTTTCAGGTAAACGGCACGTATACCTACCACGGTATCAAGTACGCAGATGCCCAGCGTTTCCAGATGCCCACAGAGGTATCCCCATGGGATGGGGTTAAGGATGCATTGGCTTACGGTCATGTATCTCCCATGCTAACCCAGGATCATCCCGTCATGGAAGTGCTGGTTCCTCACCGTTACTGGCCTATGGATGAGAATTGCCAGTATCTGAACATCTGGACCCAGAGCCTTGAACCGCAGGCTAAGAAGCCTGTTATGGTATGGTTACACGGGGGCGGTTTTGCAGCTGGCTCTTCCATTGAACAGGTAGCTTATGAAGGAGACAAGCTTAGCGAGTTCGGCGATGTGGTTGTAGTAACCCTAAATCACCGATTGAATATTCTGGGGTACATGAACCTTTCTGCTTTTGGAGATAAATATGTCAATTCCGCCAATGCAGGAAATGCCGATATGGTAGCAGCTCTGAAATGGATTCAGGATAACATTGCAGCTTTCGGCGGCGACCCGAAAAATGTGACCATCTTCGGACAGTCTGGCGGCGGTATGAAGGTATGGACACTGATGAATACTCCGGCTGCAGACGGCCTGTTCCATAAGGGTGTTATCCAGAGCGGATTAATCGATGGATTTTTGGACACTAGCAAGACCGATGGCACCGCCATTGTAAAGGCACTGTTGGCAGAGCTTAACCTGGGTGAAGACGAAGTGGAACAATTGGAAACGATTCCTTATCCTCAGTTAGCTGCAGCTTATAATAAAGTTTCACCGACGCTCGCAATGCAGGGGGAATACATTGGTGGCAATCCTATGCCTAATGAATTCTATGTAGGCGACCCTAGAGAAGTGGGCTTTACCGAGCATGCGAAGACCATTCCGGTGTTAATTGGTACCGTATTTGGTGAGTTCGCTTTTGGCCCCGGCGTTCCGAACAAGCAGGAGGTGTCCGAGGAAGCCACATTGGAGATGCTGACCCAAAAGTATGGCAATCATACGGAGGAGTTGGTCACACAGTTTAGGGAAGCGTATTCGGATAAACACTTGTCCGACCTGCTGTTCTTGGATCCTTTCTTCCGCATTCCGACCAAGGACTTTATTGAGAAGAAATCCGTACACGGGGAAGCTCCTACCTACTCCTACTTGTTTGCTTATGAATTTCCTTTTGAGGGCGGCAAGTCAGCATGGCACTGCTCTGAGATCCCTTTCGTATTCCATAATACGGAACGCGTTCCCGTTTGCCTCATTCCGGGTGTTTCGGATCGGTTGGAGGAACGCATCTGCGGTGCTTGGGTAAACTTTGCACGTTATGGCAACCCCAACATCCCTTCTCTGCCAGAGTGGCCGGCAAGTACACCGGGAGATGAGGCAACCATGATTTTTGACCGCAGCTGTACAGTAAGACACAATTTTGATCATGCGTTGATGGAAGCCTTATTGAAAACGAACCCGAGACTGCCCTTCTTGCCAAGCGCTGAGGAGGAAGAGGAAGGTTTTATCCTGCATTAA